Part of the Polaribacter sp. Hel1_33_78 genome is shown below.
CTCCAAAAATTACTGGTTCTAAAAATCAAGCAATATTAGATAAATACAATACTGTAAGTAAACGATTTCAAAATCAACGTTTAGAATTTATCAAGAAAGATTTTGACGCAAAAAAAGCAAATGATTTAGATTTGTTAAAAAAGTTAGAAGTTGATTACAAAAGACTCACCAGAAGAAGAGTTTTATACACAACAAACTTTGCACTTACGAATGCTGATTATGAAGCTGCACCATATATTGCTTTAACAGAAATGTATGATGCTAGTCTAAAAATGTTAGATACTGTTAATTACTCTTTATCTCCTAAAGTGAAAAAATCAACATACGGAAAACGTTTTCAAGAGTATTTAGATAATATTAAAGAAGCTGAAAGAAAAGAATAGTTTACTTATCAATGCTTTTTATTGCTTTTTTAAGATCCTTTTGAGGTAATTTACAGGTACCATTTACGCATACATAAATAAAGGTTTCATCTTCATTGAATTTATACGATAACAATGGTAATGTGGTGTTCTCTTTCGTGGTTCCAGCGATTAAAATATTTGGATTATAATTATTAATTAAACTAGTATTTACTTCCATTGCATTATCACCGGCAACAACCACTTCATAAAAAGGATTCGTGAAATTGGTCATTAAATTTAACCAGTTACTATAATTAGCAGGATTCAATTTAACATTATCCTTTAAATTATTTAACATTTGTTCTGACGTTTTTAAATATTTGGAATTTGAAAAATAATGCCCTAATTTAAAAAGACTGTTTGCTATCATTGAGTTTGACGATGGAATTACACCATCGATGATTTCGTATTTTCTAGCAATTAAATTTTCATCTTCTTTAGACGTGAAATAAAACATTTTAATGTTTTCATCAAAAAAATTAACAAACAGAATATCTATTAAATTTTTGGAAATTGTTAACCATTTTTCATCTAACGTAACTTCATATAACGAAATAAACGACTTCATCACTGTTGCATAATCTTCGGAATATGCATTTATAGTGCTTTTACCATTTTTAAAATTTCTATATAAACCTTGATCTTTTCTTAATTGATTCTCTGCTAAGAAGTTTGCATTTTTAAGCGCACTCTCTAAATATTCTTTATTTCCAAAAGCTCTATACGCATCCACATATCCTTGAATCATTAAAGCATTCCAAGAGGTCAGCACTTTATCATCTAAATTAGGTTTGCTTCTTTTATTTCTTGCTTTATGTAAAACCTTTTTCCACTTAGAAACTTTTTCATTTAGAACTACTATTGTAATATTTTGTTCTTTTGCAAACTCAACTTTTGATTTATTTCTTATCAAAACATACTTGCTATTTTCCCAAAGTCCAAAGTCATTTATGTTATAAAATTCTTTAAAAAGAGTAAAATCATCTTGAAGCAATTCTATTAGTTCCTCTTCCGTCCATTCATAAAACGCTCCTTCTTCTTTTTCTCCTGAGCTATTTTTACTGTCTGCATCTAAAGAGGAATAAAAGGCTCCATTATTGCTTGTTAATTCGTTTTCAATGAAATGTAAGGTTTCTTGTACAACATCTTTATAAAGTTTGTTTTTATCCTTTAAATAGGCTTTAGAGTATAAACTCACTAATTGTGCATTGTCATAAAGCATTTTCTCAAAATGAGGAATATGCCATTTTTCGTCAATAGCATATCTTGAGAAACCACCACCAATATGATCATAAATACCGCCAAAAGCAATTTTTGCTAATGCATTTTCTAGGTAATTATCGATTGAAGTATCCTTAAATTGATAACTATACCTTGCTAAAAATTCTAATGAATTTGGCATTGGGAATTTTGGTACACCTTTAAATCCACCATAAATAGTGTCCATTTGATTTCTCCATAAGGCCACAGAAGATGTAATCTCTTTTTTAGTAAAACTAGGCGTTTCTTTGTTTAAGGTAATGAGCTGAGATTCTTGAATACCCTTTGTTAAATTCTCTGCAAACTCAATAGCTTTTTGAGGTTCTTCTTTATATAATTTAGAAATACTCTTTAATACTTTAGACCATTGTTCTTTTGTAAAATAGGTTCCTCCATAAATAGGTCTTCCATCTGGAAGTGCAATGCAATTTAGAGGCCAACCACCGCCGCCTGTCATTAATTGTACCGCATTCATATAAACTTTATCTACATCTGGCCGCTCTTCTCTATCTACTTTTATATTGATAAAATTAGCATTCATAATTTTAGCAATAGAATCATTTTCAAAACTTTCTTCTTCCATTACATGACACCAATGACACGCAGAGTATCCTACAGAAATTACAATTAGCTTATTTTCTTTTTTTGCTAATGCCAATGTCTTTGGATTCCAGGCTTTCCAGTTTACAGGATTATAGGCATGTTGTAATAAGTATGGACTTGTCTCATGTATTAAATCGTTACTTTTTTTAGACTCTTTTAACGCTTCCTTTGAACAATTTAAGAAAATGAATAAAACAAATAGTAAGGCTGTATATTTATTGAAGAAAATCAATTTGTATTTTTTTTTATAAAATTAAAGATACTAAATTACGCATTAGCTTAAAAACTACAAACAAAAAAAACGCTCAAAAGTAAATTTTGAGCGTTTTAAAAAATTTTAAAATTTAGTTGTTATTGCTTCACAAATTTAGCAGTACCAACTTTATTGTTTACGTTATACTTAATTAAGTATATTCCAGAAGCTAAGTTAGAAATATCAATAGACTCACTTGATTTATTGATTTCTAAACTCATTACTTTTTTACCTAATACATTGTATACAGCTGCATTTTGAATTACTTCTTTTGCAGAAATATTTAATCTGTTAGATGCTGGGTTTGGATACATAGAAAAACCTAATAATGCATTGTTGTCTACACTAGCAGTTGGAGCTCTGTATGCATATAAATTATCATACCAAAGTTTATTATTAAGATTACTCGTAATTCCAAATTCTTTAAAACCGTCAAAACCAGTTAAATCTACTGCAATATCTAAAGATAACCAAGAACCAGCAGTTAAAGCAGGTGTTGAAGCAATGTTTAAATTAGTTTCGTTCGCAGCACCTCCTGGTTGTTGTACAAATTTTAAATTAAGAACAGCAGAAGTTAAATCAGTACCAGCTTGAATATAAACATCTACATGAAGATTCGTATAATCACTTACATCAACACCAGCATCTAAAACAATACCTTGACAATTATTACCTTTCCAAGCCATAGTTGCATTTCCATCAACCATAACTTCTTCTATTGAACCATTACCACACCAACCTGCATCAAAATTACTTGCAACATCCGTATAAGAACCACTGTATAAAGATACTATATCCCAACCATTTCTATTCGGCGGAGTTGGAGCTGCTGTTGTAGGAGGTTCAGGACATGCATCACAATTAGGTCCTCCACAATCTATCGCAGTTTCACCATTGTTCATTATACCATCATTACATGTTTCTGACGCAACTCCTGCAGTCACTAAAGAAATATTGTCATAATAAATTGCATCTGTAAAACCAGCACCCGCCATTAAGAAACCAATCTGAACGTTCGAAAAAGAAGAAGAAGCATTAAAGGTTGCAGTATACATAGTCATTGTTGTTGTAAGATCATAGTCCGCTCTAAATTGGTCAGACCAAACACCAACATTTTGAATTGCTACTGTAATTTTTCTATCTGCTGCTGCACGAGCATAAAAGGTAAAAACATACTCTTTATTTTCTTCAAATTCCAAATTAGCATGAACCAATTGCGTATCCCAAGGATTACCTCCTGCATTAGTTTCACTAACAAAAGCTTCACCAGCTACAACACTTAAGTTATTTCCTAC
Proteins encoded:
- a CDS encoding DUF4369 domain-containing protein, whose translation is MKKITTLLVLSIVLFACSSKKEGNMIVQGQIKGLKKGTLYLQKMKDTLLVSVDSVALLGKDTFTLTDNVDSPVLYYLTFDGNTTDKRILFFGEKGVITINDQVKGFGYAPKITGSKNQAILDKYNTVSKRFQNQRLEFIKKDFDAKKANDLDLLKKLEVDYKRLTRRRVLYTTNFALTNADYEAAPYIALTEMYDASLKMLDTVNYSLSPKVKKSTYGKRFQEYLDNIKEAERKE
- a CDS encoding thioredoxin domain-containing protein, which encodes MIFFNKYTALLFVLFIFLNCSKEALKESKKSNDLIHETSPYLLQHAYNPVNWKAWNPKTLALAKKENKLIVISVGYSACHWCHVMEEESFENDSIAKIMNANFINIKVDREERPDVDKVYMNAVQLMTGGGGWPLNCIALPDGRPIYGGTYFTKEQWSKVLKSISKLYKEEPQKAIEFAENLTKGIQESQLITLNKETPSFTKKEITSSVALWRNQMDTIYGGFKGVPKFPMPNSLEFLARYSYQFKDTSIDNYLENALAKIAFGGIYDHIGGGFSRYAIDEKWHIPHFEKMLYDNAQLVSLYSKAYLKDKNKLYKDVVQETLHFIENELTSNNGAFYSSLDADSKNSSGEKEEGAFYEWTEEELIELLQDDFTLFKEFYNINDFGLWENSKYVLIRNKSKVEFAKEQNITIVVLNEKVSKWKKVLHKARNKRSKPNLDDKVLTSWNALMIQGYVDAYRAFGNKEYLESALKNANFLAENQLRKDQGLYRNFKNGKSTINAYSEDYATVMKSFISLYEVTLDEKWLTISKNLIDILFVNFFDENIKMFYFTSKEDENLIARKYEIIDGVIPSSNSMIANSLFKLGHYFSNSKYLKTSEQMLNNLKDNVKLNPANYSNWLNLMTNFTNPFYEVVVAGDNAMEVNTSLINNYNPNILIAGTTKENTTLPLLSYKFNEDETFIYVCVNGTCKLPQKDLKKAIKSIDK
- a CDS encoding T9SS type A sorting domain-containing protein, yielding MKKITLLCAFLITSLGFSQTYDLLTNGDFENGTEPWVGNNLSVVAGEAFVSETNAGGNPWDTQLVHANLEFEENKEYVFTFYARAAADRKITVAIQNVGVWSDQFRADYDLTTTMTMYTATFNASSSFSNVQIGFLMAGAGFTDAIYYDNISLVTAGVASETCNDGIMNNGETAIDCGGPNCDACPEPPTTAAPTPPNRNGWDIVSLYSGSYTDVASNFDAGWCGNGSIEEVMVDGNATMAWKGNNCQGIVLDAGVDVSDYTNLHVDVYIQAGTDLTSAVLNLKFVQQPGGAANETNLNIASTPALTAGSWLSLDIAVDLTGFDGFKEFGITSNLNNKLWYDNLYAYRAPTASVDNNALLGFSMYPNPASNRLNISAKEVIQNAAVYNVLGKKVMSLEINKSSESIDISNLASGIYLIKYNVNNKVGTAKFVKQ